The genome window CATCCTCGGGCTTGACCCGAGGATCTCTATATGGAATTCTAGAATTCTAGAATTCTTAAATGATATAAACACAAAAAGCCCCTAGGAATTCTAAATTTTTCTGTGATGTTATCCTCCGATCAAGTCGGGGGATGACAAAAATACGCAAGTTGGGGAATTTTTATAGAGATTGTCCGGTCACAATTTTAGAAAATTTCAGTTCATGTTAAAGGATATTTAAATAAAATAAAGCTTTAAAAAGTATTTTGTTTAAAATTATTTAAATAGAAAGATATTTTATGAAAAAAATAACTTTATTTTTACTTTTCTTAAATTTAGTGTTTGGGCAAGATAAGATATTAAATAATTGGTTTAAAGAGTATAATACAAGCGGCACTTTTGTTTTTTATGATGGAAAAACTTGGGCGAGTAACGACTTTTCAAGGGCTATGGAGACTTTCTCTCCCGCTTCCACTTTTAAAATTTTTAATGCTCTAATTGCACTTGATAGTGGTGTGATAAAAACTAAAAAAGAAATTTTTTATCACTATAGAGGTGAAAAAGTATTTTTATCTTCTTGGGCGCAAGATATGAATTTAAGTTCAGCTATAAAATATTCTAATGTTCTTGCTTTTAAAGAAGTGGCAAGAAGAATTGGTATCAAAACTATGCAAGAATATTTAAACAAGCTTCATTATGGTAATGCTAAAATTTCCAAGATCGATACTTTTTGGCTTGACAACTCACTAAAAATAAGCGCTAAAGAACAAGCAATTTTGCTTTTTAGACTTTCACAAAATAGCTTACCTTTTTCTCAAGAAGCAATGAATAGTGTTAAGGAAATGATTTATTTAAAAAATATGGAAAATTTAGAGCTTTTTGGAAAAACAGGTTTTAATGATGAGCAAAAAATTGCTTGGATTGTAGGTTTTGTGTATTTAAAAGATGAAAATAAATATAAGGCTTTCGCGCTAAATTTAGATATTGATAAATTTGAAGATTTATATAAAAGAGAAAAAATTTTAGAAAAATATTTAGATGAACTTGTAAAAAAAGTTAAAAATGATGACACAAGTAGTTAGGAATTCTAGAATTCTTATTTAAAGTGGTTAGGAATTCTAGAATTAGCTACGCTAAAATTTCTTAGGAAATTCTAGATTTTACATTAGGAATTCTAGATTTTAACCGCCGGTTTGGTAAAAGCCTCGCTCGCTGATTTGATTTTCTTGCCAGCGGTTTTTTTCTGGTTTATTTGCTAGCACATCAGCTAAAATCTGCTTAGCACTTGCTAAATCGCCCTTTTTCATCGCTGCTAAAATGCTCTTACCCTCATCAAAATAAAGGCAAGGAATAAGCAGCCCCTCGCTACTTAGCCTTATGCGGTTACAAGTGGTACAAAAGTCGCACTGGTGGGGATTTATAAGCCCAAAGATATAGCCATCATCGCAAGCAAAAAGTCGGCTTGGGCTTTGCGGGCTTTTTGTAATTTCTTTAAAGTTTTTAAAAGTAGCGATTTTGCTTAGTATTTCATCAGCTCGTATGCTTTTTAGCTCAGGGTTTGCGTGCTTGTTTTCCATGTATTCTATAAAGCGGATTTGCGCATTATTAGCCGCCGCAAAGCTCATGAGAGCCTCAAATTCATCATCATTAAAGCCTTTTATCGCCACAGTATTTAGCTTTATGCCTAGGCCTGCGCTTTTGGCAGCTTCTATGCCCTCTAGCACCTGCTCTAGTCCGTCACGGCGAGCGATTTGCCTGAATTTTTCATTATCTAGTGTATCAAGCGAGATATTTAGCCTTTTTAGCCCAGCGTTTTTTAGAGCCTGCGCCTTGGCCTTTAAAAAATATCCATTTGTAGTCATGGCTAGATCAATATGGGGCGCATAAGCAAAAATCATTGCTATAAAGTCCTCTGCGCCTTTTCTAACCAGCGGTTCACCGCCGCTTATTCGTACTTTTTTTATACCATTGTCAATGCAGATTTTTACAAACTCAAACATCTCTTCGTGGCTAAGCATATTTTCATGCTTGTCTAGTTCTACGCCTGATTCTGGCATGCAGTATTGACAGCGGAAATTACACCTTTGCGTAAGTGAAATACGCAAATAATCAATCACTCGTCCGTATGCGTCTATTAGCATTTTTACCTTTTATAAAATTTAGAATTCCCAAAAAATTCTAGAATTCCTAGAATATTTTTATCGCTTGATTATTTCTATATTAGCTTTTGCACGCAGTTTGTTAAAATAATCAGCAATCAGCGCTTCTTTTTCTTGTTCAGCCATCATTGTAGCTACATTTTGTTCTACTTCTTCGAAGGCTACTACTTGCGGATTTTCTTTTGAGTTTACCTTATACATTACGTAGCTATCGCCTTCACGCACTATAGGCGTAAAGTCGCCTACATTTGCTGCGGCTATGAGATTTAGCACGCGGTTATCAGCTGAGTTTGGATATATGCTCATTGCCGTAGTTGTTACGCCTGAGGCTAACCCCTGGGCCTTTACACGCCCCAAGGTAGCACCGCTTTTTGCCATGTAGCGAGTAACTTTTGCTGAGCTAAAGCGAGTAAACATACCACGATTTTGCTCGTAAAAGCGCATAGCATTTGCCCTTGTGATATTGTCATTTGGCTGACTTATTATAAAATCATATAGCTTTGCTCTAGATAAATTTTCTTTTGCCTGCTCTCTTAGTTTGGCTAGCGCACCTGCTTTGTGGCTAAGCACTTGAGCGTAGCTTGCAAGGTCGCTATAGCCGTTTTGCTTGGCAATTTGGCTTAGTTCTTCATTTATCTCGCTCTCAGAAGCAGACAGCCCCAGCTCTTTTATCTGCGAAAGTTCTAGCTTATCTCGTATTAGCACATTTAGCGCATCATTTGGCGTTATATTCATGCGCTTTACTACAAGCTCAACATCATAATCAGTAATAGGCTCATTATTTACAGTAGCGGCAACTCCGTTTAGATACGCCCCATTCGTGCTTATGGCTAGTCCAAGCGCAAGGGATAAAAATATTTTTTTCATACCAAAACCTTTTTTTAAAGTAAATTAAGCTAGAATTATAGCCAAAATTTTTTCAAATTAGGTTTAAAAAATGATTGTTACTAGATTTGCACCAAGTCCTACTGGATTTTTACATGTAGGCGGACTACGCACAGCACTATATAACTATCTTTACGCACGCAAAAACGGCGGAAAGTTTTTGCTACGCATAGAAGATACTGACCTAGCTAGAAACTCGGATGCAGCAGTAGAGGCTATAAAAGAAGCCTTTGACTGGTGTGGGTTAGAGTATGATGGCGAGGTGGAGTTTCAAAGTCGCCGTACTGAGATATACAAAAAATACATAAACGAGCTACTTGAGAGTGGCAAAGCCTATAAATGCTACATGAGCAAAGACGAGCTAGACGCCCTTCGCAAAGAACAAGAAGCACGCAAAGAACGCCCAAAATACGATGGCAGATACAGAGACTTTACTGGCACACCGCCAGAGGGGATAGAGCCAGTAATTCGCATAAAAGCCCCACTTTTGGGCAAAATAGAGTTTGATGATGGCATTAAAGGGCATATTAGCTTTGAGGCAGCTGATATTTTAGATGATTTTATCATAGCTAGAAGTGATGGCTCGCCTACTTATAATTTCACGGTGGTAATCGACGATGCGCTAATGGGCGTAAGTGATGTAATCCGTGGTGATGATCACCTTAGCAACACGCCAAAGCAGATTATTCTTTATGATGCGCTTGGCTTTAAGGTGCCAAAGTTTTATCATGTAGCGATGATAAATGGAAGCGATGGCAGCAAACTTAGCAAAAGGCACGGCGCAACTGATGTTATGGAGTATAAGCGCATGGGCTATTTGCCACAGGCTTTGCTAAACTTTTTAGTACGGCTTGGCTGGGGGCATGGCGATGATGAGATTTTTAGCATGAGTGATATGCTGCGCCTCTTTGACCCAAAAGACATAAACAAAAGCGCAAGCACTTATAATCTAAGCAAATTAGAGTGGCTAAATGCTTATTATATAAAGAATTCTGGCTTTTATGAACTAGCTGATGAAATGCTATTTTTTGGCATTGATTTTAGGGGCTTGCCAAAGGGCGAGCTACTTATGAGTTTATTGCAAGAGCGGGCAAAAACTCTGCTTGATATAAAAGCAGGTGTAGAGCTTATAATCAATGCGCCAAGTAGCTATGATGAAAAGGCTATGAAAAAGTTTGTAAATGATGAGAGTAAGGCGCTTTTAGCTCAGTATTTAGCCGAGTTTAAAGAGGGCTTAGAAAATACTAGCGAGTTTGAGCATTTTACAATGGAATTCCTAAATAGCAAAGGCAAAACGCTAAAAGACTTGGCTCAAAATGTGCGAATTGCG of Campylobacter magnus contains these proteins:
- the moaA gene encoding GTP 3',8-cyclase MoaA; translation: MLIDAYGRVIDYLRISLTQRCNFRCQYCMPESGVELDKHENMLSHEEMFEFVKICIDNGIKKVRISGGEPLVRKGAEDFIAMIFAYAPHIDLAMTTNGYFLKAKAQALKNAGLKRLNISLDTLDNEKFRQIARRDGLEQVLEGIEAAKSAGLGIKLNTVAIKGFNDDEFEALMSFAAANNAQIRFIEYMENKHANPELKSIRADEILSKIATFKNFKEITKSPQSPSRLFACDDGYIFGLINPHQCDFCTTCNRIRLSSEGLLIPCLYFDEGKSILAAMKKGDLASAKQILADVLANKPEKNRWQENQISERGFYQTGG
- the gltX gene encoding glutamate--tRNA ligase, whose translation is MIVTRFAPSPTGFLHVGGLRTALYNYLYARKNGGKFLLRIEDTDLARNSDAAVEAIKEAFDWCGLEYDGEVEFQSRRTEIYKKYINELLESGKAYKCYMSKDELDALRKEQEARKERPKYDGRYRDFTGTPPEGIEPVIRIKAPLLGKIEFDDGIKGHISFEAADILDDFIIARSDGSPTYNFTVVIDDALMGVSDVIRGDDHLSNTPKQIILYDALGFKVPKFYHVAMINGSDGSKLSKRHGATDVMEYKRMGYLPQALLNFLVRLGWGHGDDEIFSMSDMLRLFDPKDINKSASTYNLSKLEWLNAYYIKNSGFYELADEMLFFGIDFRGLPKGELLMSLLQERAKTLLDIKAGVELIINAPSSYDEKAMKKFVNDESKALLAQYLAEFKEGLENTSEFEHFTMEFLNSKGKTLKDLAQNVRIALTGGSVSPGIFEMMEVLGASEVKKRILEFLKA
- the blaOXA gene encoding OXA-61 family class D beta-lactamase, with product MKKITLFLLFLNLVFGQDKILNNWFKEYNTSGTFVFYDGKTWASNDFSRAMETFSPASTFKIFNALIALDSGVIKTKKEIFYHYRGEKVFLSSWAQDMNLSSAIKYSNVLAFKEVARRIGIKTMQEYLNKLHYGNAKISKIDTFWLDNSLKISAKEQAILLFRLSQNSLPFSQEAMNSVKEMIYLKNMENLELFGKTGFNDEQKIAWIVGFVYLKDENKYKAFALNLDIDKFEDLYKREKILEKYLDELVKKVKNDDTSS
- a CDS encoding peptidylprolyl isomerase, giving the protein MKKIFLSLALGLAISTNGAYLNGVAATVNNEPITDYDVELVVKRMNITPNDALNVLIRDKLELSQIKELGLSASESEINEELSQIAKQNGYSDLASYAQVLSHKAGALAKLREQAKENLSRAKLYDFIISQPNDNITRANAMRFYEQNRGMFTRFSSAKVTRYMAKSGATLGRVKAQGLASGVTTTAMSIYPNSADNRVLNLIAAANVGDFTPIVREGDSYVMYKVNSKENPQVVAFEEVEQNVATMMAEQEKEALIADYFNKLRAKANIEIIKR